One window from the genome of Aliidongia dinghuensis encodes:
- a CDS encoding TonB-dependent receptor codes for MRGFRHGPATVRWTGLLSACSVSALALAAGLSGVVGLAGTARAQDATAQAGTQAGAQAAAPALEQIVVTAQHKPEYEKDVPLAVTSLDAQTVDNLTSSGDDIRFLAARVPSLNVESSFGRTYPRFYIRGLGNPDFTYNAQQPVSVVSDDVVLENPILKAFPVFDVQDVEVLRGPQGTLFGRNTPAGVVKIDTRKPNDDYSGYVDLSYGNWNTVNFSGAVGGAIVPNILDFRASVLEERRDDWVHNVNPNTPYHRDLEGYTDTAARLQLLYKPTDTLDALLEVDGRALDGTARLFRANIIQPGTNKLVDGFRVDRVDFDGDNYQNLGTWGTHLTVNNDFGPVTLTSVSAYEHGSVRSRGDIDGGNFSAAVGSPFLSPGSNLFSDETSDSIPGLDQFTQEVRLQTNGDGPFFNQGGFFYFHEYLRVDSFSYNTDGSTAVSMNQTQGTESFGVFDSATYKVTDDLKLGAGIRFSTDSKDYNVGCFIGCFNPLKPTLHTNSSDTTFDLSATYSVTPDMNVYGRIATGYLAPALDGRNVEFDGFSGPAPLSVAKAETTTSYEIGLKSNLLQHRANLNLTAYAWNTDNLQLAAIGGSTQGTNLLNAKSAIGEGFEAEFEFKPTEQWLLTASGSYNFTQIQDSSLEVSPCSACTVTSPIDPVTGNVKINHNPLPNAPRWVLDGTARYSIPLNRNNEVYVLTDWSYRSTENFFLYQSKEFTGQSLLLGGLRVGYVDRDRGLEFAAYVHNILDNVKVTGAIDFDNLTGFVNDPRTYGVEVRYRF; via the coding sequence ATGAGGGGTTTTAGGCACGGGCCGGCGACGGTCCGCTGGACGGGGCTGCTGAGCGCCTGCAGCGTGTCGGCCCTGGCGCTGGCAGCTGGGCTGTCGGGGGTTGTGGGACTGGCGGGCACGGCACGGGCGCAGGATGCGACGGCTCAGGCCGGGACACAGGCGGGTGCGCAGGCGGCTGCCCCGGCGCTCGAGCAGATCGTCGTGACCGCTCAGCACAAGCCGGAATATGAGAAGGACGTGCCGCTGGCGGTGACGTCGCTCGATGCGCAGACGGTCGACAACTTGACGTCGAGCGGCGACGATATCCGTTTCCTCGCCGCCCGCGTGCCCAGCCTTAACGTCGAATCCTCGTTCGGCCGAACCTATCCGCGCTTCTATATCCGCGGCCTCGGCAATCCGGACTTCACCTACAACGCGCAGCAGCCGGTCTCGGTCGTCAGCGACGACGTGGTGCTGGAAAACCCGATCCTGAAGGCGTTCCCGGTGTTCGACGTGCAGGACGTCGAAGTGCTGCGCGGGCCGCAGGGCACGCTGTTCGGTCGCAACACGCCGGCCGGCGTGGTCAAGATCGACACGAGGAAGCCGAACGACGATTACAGCGGCTATGTTGACCTCAGCTACGGCAACTGGAACACGGTCAATTTCAGTGGTGCCGTCGGCGGCGCCATCGTGCCGAACATCCTCGACTTCCGCGCCTCCGTGCTCGAAGAGCGGCGCGACGACTGGGTGCACAACGTCAATCCGAACACGCCCTATCACCGGGATCTCGAGGGCTATACCGATACGGCGGCCCGGCTGCAGCTGCTCTACAAGCCGACCGACACGCTCGACGCGCTCCTCGAAGTGGACGGCCGCGCGCTCGACGGCACGGCCCGCCTGTTCCGCGCCAATATCATCCAGCCCGGCACCAACAAGCTGGTCGACGGCTTCCGCGTCGACCGGGTCGATTTCGACGGCGACAACTACCAGAACCTCGGCACCTGGGGCACGCACCTCACTGTCAACAACGACTTCGGCCCGGTGACACTGACCTCGGTCAGCGCCTATGAGCACGGCAGCGTGCGGAGCCGCGGCGACATCGACGGCGGCAATTTCAGCGCGGCCGTCGGCTCGCCGTTCCTCAGCCCCGGCTCGAACCTCTTCTCGGACGAGACGAGCGATTCCATTCCGGGTCTCGACCAGTTCACCCAGGAAGTACGCCTGCAGACGAACGGCGACGGTCCGTTCTTCAACCAGGGTGGCTTCTTCTATTTCCACGAATATCTCCGGGTCGATTCGTTCTCCTACAATACCGATGGCTCGACCGCGGTCTCGATGAACCAGACCCAGGGCACCGAGTCGTTCGGCGTGTTCGACTCCGCGACCTACAAGGTCACGGACGACCTGAAGCTCGGCGCCGGCATCCGTTTCAGCACGGATTCCAAGGACTACAACGTCGGCTGCTTCATCGGTTGCTTCAATCCGCTGAAGCCGACGCTCCATACCAACAGCTCCGACACGACGTTCGACCTGAGTGCGACCTATTCGGTCACGCCCGACATGAACGTCTACGGCCGGATCGCGACCGGCTATCTGGCGCCGGCGCTCGATGGCCGCAATGTGGAGTTCGACGGTTTCTCCGGCCCGGCGCCGCTCTCGGTCGCCAAGGCCGAGACCACGACCTCCTATGAAATCGGCCTCAAGTCGAACCTGCTCCAGCACCGGGCGAACCTGAACCTGACCGCCTATGCCTGGAACACGGACAACCTGCAGCTTGCCGCGATCGGCGGTTCGACCCAGGGCACCAACCTCCTGAACGCCAAGAGCGCCATCGGCGAGGGCTTCGAGGCCGAGTTCGAGTTCAAGCCGACCGAGCAGTGGCTCTTGACCGCGAGCGGCAGCTACAACTTCACGCAGATCCAGGATTCGAGCCTGGAGGTCTCACCCTGCAGCGCCTGCACGGTCACGAGCCCCATCGATCCGGTGACCGGCAACGTCAAGATCAACCACAACCCGCTGCCCAACGCGCCGCGCTGGGTGCTGGATGGCACGGCGCGCTACAGCATCCCGTTGAACCGGAACAACGAGGTCTATGTGCTGACCGACTGGTCCTATCGCAGCACGGAGAATTTCTTCCTCTACCAGTCGAAGGAATTCACCGGCCAGTCGCTGCTCCTGGGCGGCCTGCGCGTCGGCTATGTCGATCGCGATCGCGGGCTCGAGTTCGCGGCCTACGTGCACAACATCCTCGACAATGTGAAGGTCACGGGCGCCATCGACTTCGACAACCTGACCGGTTTCGTCAACGATCCGCGGACTTACGGCGTCGAGGTTCGTTACCGCTTCTGA